One genomic region from Leguminivora glycinivorella isolate SPB_JAAS2020 chromosome 8, LegGlyc_1.1, whole genome shotgun sequence encodes:
- the LOC125228918 gene encoding uncharacterized protein LOC125228918 isoform X1, with product MSAESPRHARAGGPLTVPAQPPSDRGLIDAVSGFINDVTLSSSSTADPKDVIQWARFETADINEPTPEGDCDADISPLLLILGYGSGVQVWLIPPSGEAQEVLSWRQGTVRVLRILPTPQHGDCFTSKRPLIALCDSASPGPTFCSLSFISIRGGEQVKSIKFKNPILDVLANKRSVVVAFSERFAVFDAGSLEDRMAVTTCYPCPCPLGGSQPINPLALGDRWLVYADKKLHPSKRSSGGCEGEGVTSYTATVLHAAKSLSKGLRGLGESVAHSLAGGRSTSQSPSPPNSDTQQAGVVTILDIEGNEYDDGQDSEEPYDPIVAHFLAHSEAIIALKFDASGMLLVTADRRGHDFHVFRINPHPCGPSLASVHHLYILHRGDTTAKVQDIAISPDSRWTAITTLRGTTHVFAISPYGGACGVRTHTQPRVVNRLSRFQRSAGLPIHAQPPRSGSPVSECLGQGAWFPNPRLPPYPLPCLCSPLAQLRPTANLPTRTITRTSSGRQRLSSQSEDCNSAPLPARARFGLSVCSAATPRAPAMPALYLVTHTGGLLHLVLHARPAKSIPKEKVCDESPIEVEVEHVAQWALARPPPPAPDLLAPLPPTSPLLQPIGNKLICADMCMSEEERWLSQVEIVTHAGPHRRLWMGPQFIFKTYNTTGSNSSLSEAEAVEVDTSAAGSVARSNPVNMPGVRPVVPVMVDSGSASSLEHSPSDSFRRKSLLADSGRASVCDVQLREDLAEAMKEDHGWPREREREREREEARAARRSGCASAGAGVRRAVDPLGTVVPRAEPEPGPEPADPDLYTQANADEGRFRPVVRAPAALSLPAHVIARPLPRDTTIPVQTVAPRAHLTPDDEPVPLNTAVVHPRGAHASAPVRDAGFVPVEPARRRDLVPADAVHVKPDVDIGLERENDVWKREDPRVSSAPAERESDKESLPKSNRASDDIQPIARARVKKSPTPKSVSDRDSEVIKEKPRDIKEREKNIEGASRDTRNECKPKEPRVPRKMEVEPEVVVVDNEKDKRAVSVVKEEAPVTNAFAVDVEDTRTKSKHLDKSEKSKVTEDNRDKSKKEDKNETPPKDSRDRSKKSDKADNIKGATEVIYDKVKKGNQIDPVKSGIDEGREKIKKVENIKPVTKEFSEKLIKVEHTDVAKAEEQAWDLLFSETERPAVLNVTQQTIVTDKFDEKPKSKKTRKGRKGQEDQQAKDDEDSFIEIHAIDEAKTPSCGELVSISTPFEDIDATNSYLAKLKKLSSKSVTSEKDDETEVKPIECFPEDDYELASLKLKSRKNSSVSSYIEGWPEPSPVKKSTPLPIEKPPSSHLKVKQDVLSTSENLCTSPKDVPKTKKSKSLSPYSDASRKHGDKAFESEKKDVYIIDSSKDEFPEIQITRGTKTRKSPQPIERKCAEKEILQDRPIKSWSSIAATKNDKRDEPTMALKKYERRDSWEEPHVGTSLDYPKSHKDDRVSLQDKLIELCKRTDIMVAECDAPNELNFVEEHHTDLHDLPPLEPLDFGLDDYKLEVMRDSLLEVNDTKITSPICKINIDDILSSIKETTSKVIESSTFNLVDLEKVPARKEKGFSVIESHKITTQEVKIDDESKEGESSTMEKSSDDDNVSPLASTDSDKEDKRTTGPASVLLPSAKQPSKCKKSRRKKK from the exons CCCTCATAGCCCTGTGTGACTCCGCAAGCCCCGGACCTACGTTCTGCTCTCTCAGCTTTATATCCATAAGAGGAGGGGAGCAG GTGAAGAGTATAAAATTCAAGAACCCAATCCTCGACGTTCTGGCCAACAAGCGTTCCGTGGTCGTGGCCTTCTCCGAGAGGTTCGCTGTTTTCGACGCGGGGTCTTTGGAAGACCGGATGGCCGTGACGACGTGCTATCCGTGCCCTTGCCCTTTGGGGGGCAGCCAGCCTATCAACCCCTTGGCACTGGGGGATCGCTGGTTGGTGTATGCTGACAAGAAGCTTCACCCTTCGAAGAGAAGCAGCGGAGGATGTGAAG GTGAAGGAGTAACAAGCTACACAGCAACTGTCCTGCACGCAGCGAAGTCCCTCAGCAAAGGCCTACGAGGTCTTGGAGAGAGTGTGGCCCACAGTCTAGCAGGCGGGCGGAGCACTTCTCAATCACCGTCGCCGCCCAATAGCGACACTCAGCAGGCGGGAGTCGTCACCATCCTAGATATAGAG gGCAATGAATACGACGACGGCCAAGACAGTGAAGAGCCATACGACCCCATAGTGGCCCACTTTTTAGCGCACTCTGAAGCCATCATAGCGTTGAAGTTCGACGCAAGTGGGATGCTCCTAGTAACCGCGGACCGGCGCGGGCATGACTTCCATGTGTTCCGTATCAACCCACACCCCTGTGGCCCGAGTTTAGCCTCTGTGCATCATCTGTATATACTGCACAGGGGGGACACTACGGCTAAAGTGCAG GACATCGCGATATCTCCAGACTCGCGCTGGACAGCGATCACCACACTCCGTGGTACCACGCACGTGTTCGCAATCAGCCCGTACGGCGGCGCGTGCGGCGTACGCACACACACGCAACCGCGCGTCGTCAACCGCCTGTCGCGGTTCCAGCGCTCCGCCGGTCTCCCTATACACGCGCAGCCACCGCGCTCTGGCAGCCCC GTCAGCGAATGCCTCGGCCAAGGCGCATGGTTCCCTAACCCGCGCTTGCCGCCGTATCCGTTGCCGTGTCTGTGCTCTCCGCTGGCCCAGCTGCGCCCTACGGCCAACCTGCCTACGCGGACCATCACCCGCACCAGCTCAG GCCGGCAACGCTTGTCCTCTCAGTCCGAGGATTGCAACAGCGCGCCATTGCCAGCTCGCGCGCGCTTCGGGCTGTCGGTGTGCAGTGCGGCAACGCCGCGCGCGCCCGCCATGCCGGCGCTGTACCTCGTCACGCACACAGGCGGCTTGTTGCACTTAGTACTGCATGCCCGCCCTGCTAAAA GTATCCCCAAAGAAAAAGTATGCGACGAGTCTCCAATAGAGGTAGAAGTGGAACACGTGGCGCAGTGGGCGCTAGcgcggccgccgccgcccgcgcccgacCTGCTGGCGCCGCTGCCTCCTACCAGCCCGCTGCTGCAGCCCATAGGGAACAAG TTAATCTGTGCGGACATGTGCATGAGCGAAGAGGAGCGCTGGCTGTCGCAAGTGGAGATAGTGACCCATGCCGGGCCCCACAGGAGATTGTGGATGGGGCCCCAGTTTATCTTCAAGACGTATAACACCACTGG GTCGAACTCATCTCTCTCCGAAGCGGAAGCAGTAGAAGTGGACACAAGCGCAGCGGGCAGCGTGGCGCGCTCCAACCCCGTCAACATGCCGGGCGTGCGGCCCGTGGTGCCTGTGATGGTCGACTCCGGCTCCGCCA GTTCCTTGGAGCACTCCCCATCGGACAGTTTCCGTCGCAAGTCTTTGCTGGCCGACAGCGGCCGCGCGTCTGTCTGTGACGTACAGCTACGTGAGGACCTCGCCGAGGCCATGAAGGAGGACCACG GGTGGCCGCGCGAGCGGGAGCGGGAGCGGGAGCGAGAGgaggcgcgggcggcgcggcgctcggGTTGCgcgagcgcgggcgcgggcgtgCGGCGCGCCGTGGACCCGCTCGGCACCGTGGTGCCGCGCGCCGAGCCCGAGCCCGGCCCCGAGCCCGCCGACCCCGACCTCTACACGCAGGCCAACGCCGACGAGGGCCGCTTCCGGCCCGTCGTGCGCGCGCCCGCCGCGCTCTCCCTGCCCGCGCACGTCATCGCGCGCCCGCTGCCGCGCGACACCACCATCCCCGTGCAGACCGTGGCGCCGCGCGCCCACCTCACGCCCGACGACGAGCCCGTGCCGCTCAACACCGCCGTCGTTCATCCCCGCGGCGCTCACGCGAGCGCGCCTGTGCGGGACGCCGGCTTCGTGCCCGTCGAGCCCGCCCGGCGCCGCGACCTCGTCCCCGCGGACGCGGTCCACGTTAAACCCGACGTAGATATAGGTCTCGAGCGAGAGAATGATGTATGGAAGCGTGAGGACCCGCGTGTGAGCTCGGCCCCGGCCGAGCGCGAGAGCGATAAGGAATCACTGCCAAAATCGAATCGGGCCTCGGATGATATTCAACCGATCGCCCGAGCTAGAGTTAAGAAATCTCCCACCCCAAAGTCAGTTAGTGATAGAGATAGTGAAGTAATTAAGGAAAAACCTAGAGATATTAAAGAGCGGGAGAAGAATATCGAAGGTGCTAGTAGGGATACTAGGAACGAGTGCAAGCCTAAGGAGCCGAGAGTTCCTAGGAAGATGGAGGTCGAGCCCGAAGTTGTTGTCGTTGACAATGAAAAAGATAAACGAGCCGTGTCGGTTGTTAAAGAGGAAGCTCCAGTCACGAATGCTTTTGCGGTTGATGTCGAGGATACTCGTACAAAATCTAAACATCTGGATAAAAGTGAAAAATCAAAAGTAACTGAAGACAATCGTGATAAATCTAAAAAAGAGGATAAAAATGAAACGCCGCCTAAAGATAGTCGTGATAGGTCTAAAAAAAGTGACAAAGCAGATAATATAAAAGGGGCAACAGAAGTTATTTACGATAAAGTTAAAAAAGGTAATCAAATTGATCCTGTAAAGTCAGGTATTGACGAAGGCCGtgaaaagatcaaaaaagttgaaaacatAAAACCAGTTACAAAAGAATTTTCTGAAAAGTTGATCAAGGTTGAACACACCGATGTAGCAAAAGCAGAAGAACAAGCATGGGATTTACTTTTCAGCGAAACCGAAAGGCCTGCAGTGCTGAACGTAACGCAACAAACTATTGTAACGGACAAATTCGATGAGAAACCGAAATCCAAGAAAACTCGTAAAGGTAGAAAAGGGCAAGAAGATCAGCAAGCTAAAGACGATGAAGATAGTTTTATAGAGATTCACGCGATCGATGAAGCTAAAACTCCTTCCTGTGGCGAGTTGGTATCTATCTCCACACCATTTGAGGACATTGATGCAACTAATTCTTATTTGGCAAAATTAAAGAAACTTTCATCCAAGAGTGTCACTTCTGAAAAAGATGATGAAACAGAGGTTAAGCCAATAGAATGCTTCCCTGAAGACGATTATGAACTTGCTTCTCTTAAATTGAAAAGTAGAAAGAATTCCTCCGTGTCATCTTACATAGAGGGTTGGCCCGAACCGAGTCCTGTCAAAAAATCTACTCCATTGCCGATAGAAAAACCACCATCGAGTCACCTGAAAGTAAAACAGGATGTTTTAAGTACTAGTGAAAATTTATGCACTTCGCCTAAAGATGTCCCAAAAACGAAGAAGAGCAAATCATTGTCTCCATATTCTGATGCCAGTAGGAAACATGGTGACAAAGCGTTTGAATCTGAGAAAAAAGATGTCTACATTATTGATTCTTCAAAAGACGAATTTCCTGAAATTCAAATTACAAGAGGCACCAAAACCCGGAAGTCACCTCAGCCAATTGAAAGAAAATGCGCAGAAAAAGAGATCCTTCAAGATAGGCCAATAAAATCCTGGAGTTCCATAGCTGCTACGAAAAATGACAAAAGAGATGAACCTACCATGGCTTTGAAAAAATATGAAAGACGTGATTCTTGGGAAGAACCTCacgtaggtactagtttagaTTATCCGAAGTCTCACAAAGACGATCGCGTGTCCTTGCAGGATAAACTTATCGAACTCTGCAAGAGAACTGACATCATGGTTGCAGAGTGCGACGCTCCAAACGAGCTTAATTTTGTTGAAGAACACCATACAGATCTACACGATCTGCCGCCGTTAGAGCCCTTGGATTTTGGCTTGGACGACTACAAACTTGAAGTCATGAGAGACAGTCTTTTGGAAGTAAACGATACAAAAATCACTAGCCCAATATGCAAAATAAACATAGACGATATTCTATCGTCTATTAAAGAAACTACAAGCAAAGTTATAGAATCCAGTACTTTTAATTTAGTTGACTTGGAGAAGGTACCTGCCAGGAAAGAAAAAGGTTTTAGTGTTATCGAGAGTCATAAGATTACGACTCAAGAGGTGAAAATAGATGATGAAAGCAAAGAAGGGGAGAGTTCAACGATGGAGAAGTCGTCGGACGACGACAACGTGTCGCCCCTAGCGTCTACCGACAGCGACAAAGAGGACAAACGTACCACCGGGCCGGCGAGCGTGCTCCTCCCTTCCGCGAAGCAACCATCAAAATGTAAGAAGTCGCGTAGAAAGAAGAAGTAA
- the LOC125228918 gene encoding uncharacterized protein LOC125228918 isoform X2, with translation MAVTTCYPCPCPLGGSQPINPLALGDRWLVYADKKLHPSKRSSGGCEGEGVTSYTATVLHAAKSLSKGLRGLGESVAHSLAGGRSTSQSPSPPNSDTQQAGVVTILDIEGNEYDDGQDSEEPYDPIVAHFLAHSEAIIALKFDASGMLLVTADRRGHDFHVFRINPHPCGPSLASVHHLYILHRGDTTAKVQDIAISPDSRWTAITTLRGTTHVFAISPYGGACGVRTHTQPRVVNRLSRFQRSAGLPIHAQPPRSGSPVSECLGQGAWFPNPRLPPYPLPCLCSPLAQLRPTANLPTRTITRTSSGRQRLSSQSEDCNSAPLPARARFGLSVCSAATPRAPAMPALYLVTHTGGLLHLVLHARPAKSIPKEKVCDESPIEVEVEHVAQWALARPPPPAPDLLAPLPPTSPLLQPIGNKLICADMCMSEEERWLSQVEIVTHAGPHRRLWMGPQFIFKTYNTTGSNSSLSEAEAVEVDTSAAGSVARSNPVNMPGVRPVVPVMVDSGSASSLEHSPSDSFRRKSLLADSGRASVCDVQLREDLAEAMKEDHGWPREREREREREEARAARRSGCASAGAGVRRAVDPLGTVVPRAEPEPGPEPADPDLYTQANADEGRFRPVVRAPAALSLPAHVIARPLPRDTTIPVQTVAPRAHLTPDDEPVPLNTAVVHPRGAHASAPVRDAGFVPVEPARRRDLVPADAVHVKPDVDIGLERENDVWKREDPRVSSAPAERESDKESLPKSNRASDDIQPIARARVKKSPTPKSVSDRDSEVIKEKPRDIKEREKNIEGASRDTRNECKPKEPRVPRKMEVEPEVVVVDNEKDKRAVSVVKEEAPVTNAFAVDVEDTRTKSKHLDKSEKSKVTEDNRDKSKKEDKNETPPKDSRDRSKKSDKADNIKGATEVIYDKVKKGNQIDPVKSGIDEGREKIKKVENIKPVTKEFSEKLIKVEHTDVAKAEEQAWDLLFSETERPAVLNVTQQTIVTDKFDEKPKSKKTRKGRKGQEDQQAKDDEDSFIEIHAIDEAKTPSCGELVSISTPFEDIDATNSYLAKLKKLSSKSVTSEKDDETEVKPIECFPEDDYELASLKLKSRKNSSVSSYIEGWPEPSPVKKSTPLPIEKPPSSHLKVKQDVLSTSENLCTSPKDVPKTKKSKSLSPYSDASRKHGDKAFESEKKDVYIIDSSKDEFPEIQITRGTKTRKSPQPIERKCAEKEILQDRPIKSWSSIAATKNDKRDEPTMALKKYERRDSWEEPHVGTSLDYPKSHKDDRVSLQDKLIELCKRTDIMVAECDAPNELNFVEEHHTDLHDLPPLEPLDFGLDDYKLEVMRDSLLEVNDTKITSPICKINIDDILSSIKETTSKVIESSTFNLVDLEKVPARKEKGFSVIESHKITTQEVKIDDESKEGESSTMEKSSDDDNVSPLASTDSDKEDKRTTGPASVLLPSAKQPSKCKKSRRKKK, from the exons ATGGCCGTGACGACGTGCTATCCGTGCCCTTGCCCTTTGGGGGGCAGCCAGCCTATCAACCCCTTGGCACTGGGGGATCGCTGGTTGGTGTATGCTGACAAGAAGCTTCACCCTTCGAAGAGAAGCAGCGGAGGATGTGAAG GTGAAGGAGTAACAAGCTACACAGCAACTGTCCTGCACGCAGCGAAGTCCCTCAGCAAAGGCCTACGAGGTCTTGGAGAGAGTGTGGCCCACAGTCTAGCAGGCGGGCGGAGCACTTCTCAATCACCGTCGCCGCCCAATAGCGACACTCAGCAGGCGGGAGTCGTCACCATCCTAGATATAGAG gGCAATGAATACGACGACGGCCAAGACAGTGAAGAGCCATACGACCCCATAGTGGCCCACTTTTTAGCGCACTCTGAAGCCATCATAGCGTTGAAGTTCGACGCAAGTGGGATGCTCCTAGTAACCGCGGACCGGCGCGGGCATGACTTCCATGTGTTCCGTATCAACCCACACCCCTGTGGCCCGAGTTTAGCCTCTGTGCATCATCTGTATATACTGCACAGGGGGGACACTACGGCTAAAGTGCAG GACATCGCGATATCTCCAGACTCGCGCTGGACAGCGATCACCACACTCCGTGGTACCACGCACGTGTTCGCAATCAGCCCGTACGGCGGCGCGTGCGGCGTACGCACACACACGCAACCGCGCGTCGTCAACCGCCTGTCGCGGTTCCAGCGCTCCGCCGGTCTCCCTATACACGCGCAGCCACCGCGCTCTGGCAGCCCC GTCAGCGAATGCCTCGGCCAAGGCGCATGGTTCCCTAACCCGCGCTTGCCGCCGTATCCGTTGCCGTGTCTGTGCTCTCCGCTGGCCCAGCTGCGCCCTACGGCCAACCTGCCTACGCGGACCATCACCCGCACCAGCTCAG GCCGGCAACGCTTGTCCTCTCAGTCCGAGGATTGCAACAGCGCGCCATTGCCAGCTCGCGCGCGCTTCGGGCTGTCGGTGTGCAGTGCGGCAACGCCGCGCGCGCCCGCCATGCCGGCGCTGTACCTCGTCACGCACACAGGCGGCTTGTTGCACTTAGTACTGCATGCCCGCCCTGCTAAAA GTATCCCCAAAGAAAAAGTATGCGACGAGTCTCCAATAGAGGTAGAAGTGGAACACGTGGCGCAGTGGGCGCTAGcgcggccgccgccgcccgcgcccgacCTGCTGGCGCCGCTGCCTCCTACCAGCCCGCTGCTGCAGCCCATAGGGAACAAG TTAATCTGTGCGGACATGTGCATGAGCGAAGAGGAGCGCTGGCTGTCGCAAGTGGAGATAGTGACCCATGCCGGGCCCCACAGGAGATTGTGGATGGGGCCCCAGTTTATCTTCAAGACGTATAACACCACTGG GTCGAACTCATCTCTCTCCGAAGCGGAAGCAGTAGAAGTGGACACAAGCGCAGCGGGCAGCGTGGCGCGCTCCAACCCCGTCAACATGCCGGGCGTGCGGCCCGTGGTGCCTGTGATGGTCGACTCCGGCTCCGCCA GTTCCTTGGAGCACTCCCCATCGGACAGTTTCCGTCGCAAGTCTTTGCTGGCCGACAGCGGCCGCGCGTCTGTCTGTGACGTACAGCTACGTGAGGACCTCGCCGAGGCCATGAAGGAGGACCACG GGTGGCCGCGCGAGCGGGAGCGGGAGCGGGAGCGAGAGgaggcgcgggcggcgcggcgctcggGTTGCgcgagcgcgggcgcgggcgtgCGGCGCGCCGTGGACCCGCTCGGCACCGTGGTGCCGCGCGCCGAGCCCGAGCCCGGCCCCGAGCCCGCCGACCCCGACCTCTACACGCAGGCCAACGCCGACGAGGGCCGCTTCCGGCCCGTCGTGCGCGCGCCCGCCGCGCTCTCCCTGCCCGCGCACGTCATCGCGCGCCCGCTGCCGCGCGACACCACCATCCCCGTGCAGACCGTGGCGCCGCGCGCCCACCTCACGCCCGACGACGAGCCCGTGCCGCTCAACACCGCCGTCGTTCATCCCCGCGGCGCTCACGCGAGCGCGCCTGTGCGGGACGCCGGCTTCGTGCCCGTCGAGCCCGCCCGGCGCCGCGACCTCGTCCCCGCGGACGCGGTCCACGTTAAACCCGACGTAGATATAGGTCTCGAGCGAGAGAATGATGTATGGAAGCGTGAGGACCCGCGTGTGAGCTCGGCCCCGGCCGAGCGCGAGAGCGATAAGGAATCACTGCCAAAATCGAATCGGGCCTCGGATGATATTCAACCGATCGCCCGAGCTAGAGTTAAGAAATCTCCCACCCCAAAGTCAGTTAGTGATAGAGATAGTGAAGTAATTAAGGAAAAACCTAGAGATATTAAAGAGCGGGAGAAGAATATCGAAGGTGCTAGTAGGGATACTAGGAACGAGTGCAAGCCTAAGGAGCCGAGAGTTCCTAGGAAGATGGAGGTCGAGCCCGAAGTTGTTGTCGTTGACAATGAAAAAGATAAACGAGCCGTGTCGGTTGTTAAAGAGGAAGCTCCAGTCACGAATGCTTTTGCGGTTGATGTCGAGGATACTCGTACAAAATCTAAACATCTGGATAAAAGTGAAAAATCAAAAGTAACTGAAGACAATCGTGATAAATCTAAAAAAGAGGATAAAAATGAAACGCCGCCTAAAGATAGTCGTGATAGGTCTAAAAAAAGTGACAAAGCAGATAATATAAAAGGGGCAACAGAAGTTATTTACGATAAAGTTAAAAAAGGTAATCAAATTGATCCTGTAAAGTCAGGTATTGACGAAGGCCGtgaaaagatcaaaaaagttgaaaacatAAAACCAGTTACAAAAGAATTTTCTGAAAAGTTGATCAAGGTTGAACACACCGATGTAGCAAAAGCAGAAGAACAAGCATGGGATTTACTTTTCAGCGAAACCGAAAGGCCTGCAGTGCTGAACGTAACGCAACAAACTATTGTAACGGACAAATTCGATGAGAAACCGAAATCCAAGAAAACTCGTAAAGGTAGAAAAGGGCAAGAAGATCAGCAAGCTAAAGACGATGAAGATAGTTTTATAGAGATTCACGCGATCGATGAAGCTAAAACTCCTTCCTGTGGCGAGTTGGTATCTATCTCCACACCATTTGAGGACATTGATGCAACTAATTCTTATTTGGCAAAATTAAAGAAACTTTCATCCAAGAGTGTCACTTCTGAAAAAGATGATGAAACAGAGGTTAAGCCAATAGAATGCTTCCCTGAAGACGATTATGAACTTGCTTCTCTTAAATTGAAAAGTAGAAAGAATTCCTCCGTGTCATCTTACATAGAGGGTTGGCCCGAACCGAGTCCTGTCAAAAAATCTACTCCATTGCCGATAGAAAAACCACCATCGAGTCACCTGAAAGTAAAACAGGATGTTTTAAGTACTAGTGAAAATTTATGCACTTCGCCTAAAGATGTCCCAAAAACGAAGAAGAGCAAATCATTGTCTCCATATTCTGATGCCAGTAGGAAACATGGTGACAAAGCGTTTGAATCTGAGAAAAAAGATGTCTACATTATTGATTCTTCAAAAGACGAATTTCCTGAAATTCAAATTACAAGAGGCACCAAAACCCGGAAGTCACCTCAGCCAATTGAAAGAAAATGCGCAGAAAAAGAGATCCTTCAAGATAGGCCAATAAAATCCTGGAGTTCCATAGCTGCTACGAAAAATGACAAAAGAGATGAACCTACCATGGCTTTGAAAAAATATGAAAGACGTGATTCTTGGGAAGAACCTCacgtaggtactagtttagaTTATCCGAAGTCTCACAAAGACGATCGCGTGTCCTTGCAGGATAAACTTATCGAACTCTGCAAGAGAACTGACATCATGGTTGCAGAGTGCGACGCTCCAAACGAGCTTAATTTTGTTGAAGAACACCATACAGATCTACACGATCTGCCGCCGTTAGAGCCCTTGGATTTTGGCTTGGACGACTACAAACTTGAAGTCATGAGAGACAGTCTTTTGGAAGTAAACGATACAAAAATCACTAGCCCAATATGCAAAATAAACATAGACGATATTCTATCGTCTATTAAAGAAACTACAAGCAAAGTTATAGAATCCAGTACTTTTAATTTAGTTGACTTGGAGAAGGTACCTGCCAGGAAAGAAAAAGGTTTTAGTGTTATCGAGAGTCATAAGATTACGACTCAAGAGGTGAAAATAGATGATGAAAGCAAAGAAGGGGAGAGTTCAACGATGGAGAAGTCGTCGGACGACGACAACGTGTCGCCCCTAGCGTCTACCGACAGCGACAAAGAGGACAAACGTACCACCGGGCCGGCGAGCGTGCTCCTCCCTTCCGCGAAGCAACCATCAAAATGTAAGAAGTCGCGTAGAAAGAAGAAGTAA